The following are encoded in a window of Algiphilus aromaticivorans DG1253 genomic DNA:
- a CDS encoding rod shape-determining protein, with amino-acid sequence MLEAFRRLFINDLSIDLGTANTLVYARDEGIVLNEPSVVAIRTEAGGRKRVEAVGTDAKEMLGRTPGNISTVRPLRDGVIADFTVTEKMLQHFIRKVQKGRMLRPMTRVVVCVPHGSTQVERRAIRESVENAGARKVFVIEEPVAAALGAGIPIGEARGSMVLDIGGGTSEVGIISLNGIVFAESVRIGGDKFDEAIMNYVRRQYNMHVAEPTAERIKIKIGTAFPGHEVQEIEIVGRHAAAGVPRTFTMNSNEVLDALQEPLTGIVAAVKKALEKTPPELGADIAERGIVLTGGGALLRDLDKLLSEETGLPVIVADDPLTCVARGGGLLLDMLDRQGEFLSPE; translated from the coding sequence ATGCTCGAAGCGTTTCGCCGGCTCTTTATCAACGACCTGTCCATCGACCTGGGCACGGCCAATACCCTCGTTTATGCCCGCGATGAAGGCATCGTGCTCAACGAGCCCTCGGTGGTGGCCATTCGCACCGAAGCCGGCGGCCGCAAGCGCGTCGAAGCCGTCGGCACCGACGCCAAGGAGATGCTCGGTCGCACGCCCGGCAATATCTCGACGGTGCGCCCGCTGCGCGATGGCGTCATCGCCGACTTCACCGTCACGGAGAAGATGCTGCAGCACTTCATCCGCAAGGTGCAGAAGGGCCGCATGCTGCGCCCGATGACGCGCGTCGTGGTCTGCGTGCCGCACGGCTCTACGCAGGTCGAGCGCCGCGCCATCCGCGAATCGGTGGAGAACGCCGGCGCGCGCAAGGTCTTCGTCATCGAGGAGCCGGTAGCCGCCGCGCTGGGCGCGGGCATCCCCATCGGGGAAGCACGCGGCTCGATGGTGCTGGATATCGGCGGCGGCACCTCCGAGGTCGGCATCATCAGCCTCAACGGCATCGTCTTCGCCGAGAGCGTGCGCATCGGTGGCGACAAGTTCGACGAAGCGATCATGAATTACGTCCGGCGGCAATACAACATGCACGTCGCCGAGCCCACCGCCGAGCGCATCAAGATCAAGATCGGCACTGCCTTCCCGGGCCACGAGGTGCAGGAGATCGAGATCGTCGGCCGCCACGCCGCCGCCGGCGTGCCGCGCACCTTCACGATGAACTCCAACGAGGTTCTCGACGCGCTGCAGGAGCCGCTCACCGGTATCGTCGCCGCGGTCAAGAAGGCGCTGGAGAAGACCCCGCCCGAGCTGGGCGCCGACATCGCCGAGCGCGGCATCGTGCTGACCGGCGGCGGCGCGCTGCTGCGCGACCTGGACAAGCTGCTCTCCGAGGAGACCGGCCTGCCGGTCATCGTCGCCGACGACCCGCTCACCTGCGTCGCACGCGGCGGCGGCCTGCTGCTGGACATGCTGGACCGGCAGGGCGAATTCCTGTCGCCGGAATAG
- the gatA gene encoding Asp-tRNA(Asn)/Glu-tRNA(Gln) amidotransferase subunit GatA, whose protein sequence is MHSRSLAALAESLRAREFSSRELTEHFLSRIDAHDGGLNSYVTVTPERALAQADAADARIAKGEAGPLTGIPLAHKDLFCTQGVRTSCGSKMLDNFVAPYDAHIVELLDAAGMVTLGKVNMDEFAMGSSTETSFYGPTRNPWDTERVPGGSSGGSVAAVAAGLAPAATATDTGGSIRQPAALTGLTGIKPTYGRVSRYGMVAFASSLDQAGVVAHSAADAALVLQGMAGFDPRDSTCAEREVEDYSAALDEPMAGLRIGLPAEYFAEGLDDAVREAVMAAAREYEKLGATLVEIQLPNSPLSVPTYYVVAPAEASSNLSRYDGVRYGYRCADPENLEDLYKRSRGEGFGKEVQRRILIGTYVLSHGYYDAYYLQAQKVRHLIAEDFERAFSDVDLILGPTTQGTAFALGEKADDPVTMYLNDVYTIAANLAGLPALSMPCGFKDGLPAGAQLIGRHFDEGRLLAAAHAYQQVTDWHTRFPEAFA, encoded by the coding sequence ATGCACAGCCGATCCCTCGCCGCGCTCGCCGAGAGCCTGCGCGCCCGCGAATTCTCCAGCCGCGAGCTGACCGAGCACTTCCTGTCGCGCATCGACGCGCACGATGGCGGGCTCAACAGCTATGTCACCGTCACGCCCGAGCGCGCGCTGGCCCAGGCCGACGCCGCCGACGCCCGCATTGCCAAGGGTGAGGCGGGGCCGCTGACCGGCATTCCGCTGGCGCACAAGGACCTCTTCTGTACTCAGGGTGTGCGCACTTCCTGCGGCTCGAAGATGTTGGACAACTTCGTCGCCCCCTACGATGCGCACATCGTCGAGCTGCTCGACGCGGCCGGCATGGTCACGCTTGGCAAGGTGAACATGGACGAGTTCGCCATGGGCTCTTCGACCGAAACCAGCTTCTACGGCCCCACCAGGAATCCCTGGGATACCGAGCGCGTTCCCGGCGGCTCTTCGGGTGGCAGTGTCGCGGCAGTGGCGGCCGGGCTGGCGCCTGCGGCCACGGCCACCGACACCGGCGGCTCCATCCGCCAGCCCGCGGCATTGACCGGCCTAACGGGCATCAAGCCGACCTACGGGCGCGTCTCGCGCTACGGCATGGTGGCCTTCGCCTCTTCGCTGGATCAGGCCGGGGTGGTGGCGCATAGCGCCGCCGACGCCGCGCTGGTGCTGCAGGGCATGGCCGGCTTCGATCCGCGCGACTCCACCTGCGCCGAGCGCGAGGTCGAGGACTATAGCGCGGCGCTCGACGAGCCCATGGCCGGGCTGCGTATCGGCCTGCCCGCCGAGTACTTCGCCGAGGGACTGGACGACGCCGTGCGCGAAGCGGTCATGGCGGCCGCGCGCGAGTACGAGAAGCTGGGCGCCACGCTGGTCGAGATCCAGCTGCCCAATTCGCCGCTGTCGGTGCCCACCTACTACGTGGTAGCGCCGGCCGAAGCCTCCTCCAATCTGTCGCGTTACGACGGCGTGCGCTACGGCTATCGCTGCGCCGACCCCGAGAATCTGGAGGACCTCTACAAGCGCTCGCGCGGCGAGGGCTTCGGCAAGGAGGTCCAGCGCCGCATCCTCATCGGCACCTATGTGCTGTCGCACGGCTACTACGACGCCTACTACCTGCAGGCGCAGAAGGTGCGCCACCTGATCGCCGAGGACTTCGAGCGCGCCTTCTCCGACGTCGACCTGATCCTGGGGCCGACCACCCAGGGCACGGCCTTCGCGCTCGGCGAGAAGGCGGACGACCCGGTGACGATGTATCTCAACGACGTCTATACCATCGCCGCCAATCTGGCCGGCTTGCCGGCGCTGTCCATGCCCTGCGGGTTCAAGGACGGCCTGCCGGCGGGCGCGCAGCTCATCGGTCGCCACTTCGACGAGGGGCGGTTGCTGGCCGCGGCCCACGCCTACCAGCAGGTCACCGATTGGCATACGCGCTTCCCCGAGGCCTTCGCATGA
- the mreD gene encoding rod shape-determining protein MreD — protein sequence MTTLRDGLLLITLTALALLLTLLPLPEPIMPLRPAWPLLVLSAWAMQRDPMAVLPLALAAGLMLDAVRGVTLGLHGAALLLPLAATMQWRAALRTMPLWQASIAAGVLFLLHALLLSLLDALTGEHSLRSAHWWAIPVSLLLWPLAVLLLRPAPVAKSPG from the coding sequence ATGACCACGCTACGCGACGGCCTGCTCCTGATTACCTTGACGGCGCTGGCGCTGCTGCTGACGCTGCTGCCGCTACCCGAGCCGATCATGCCGCTGCGGCCGGCCTGGCCACTGCTGGTGCTGTCAGCCTGGGCCATGCAGCGCGATCCGATGGCGGTGCTGCCGCTGGCGCTGGCCGCCGGGCTGATGCTGGACGCCGTGCGCGGCGTCACGCTGGGCCTGCACGGCGCCGCGCTGCTGCTGCCACTGGCCGCGACCATGCAATGGCGCGCCGCGTTGCGCACCATGCCGCTGTGGCAAGCATCGATCGCAGCCGGAGTGCTTTTCCTGCTGCACGCGCTGCTGCTAAGCCTGCTCGACGCGCTCACGGGCGAGCACAGCCTACGCAGCGCGCACTGGTGGGCCATTCCCGTCTCCCTGCTGCTGTGGCCGCTGGCCGTGCTGCTGCTACGCCCAGCGCCCGTGGCCAAGTCGCCGGGCTGA
- the mreC gene encoding rod shape-determining protein MreC, with translation MNTLSRPRRPLFQRSGTGSRRALVLALLCLALIAVDLQTERLAPLRSAAMVAASPLVWLAEQPAELRRFVNFISLRAEELEAYEQLQRTHLRLMSRVQRVEALEAENRRLRALLSSTDVLEARALVAEVLAASQDPYQQRLILNRGSEHGVYRGQAVIDASGVLGQVVRVHARSASALLVTDPDHGIPVEVNRTGLQTIAVGRGDGQSLSLPYLPGNADIRVDDLLVSSSLGGRFPSGYPVARVREVRYEPGQSFMEAIALPEARVNRSRQVLLLWSEEGLGEDGTRIETIPEDAFEVMPPTPSEPAKAPENEAEETP, from the coding sequence TTGAATACGCTCTCGCGCCCGCGACGCCCGCTCTTCCAGCGCAGCGGCACGGGCAGCCGGCGCGCGCTGGTGCTGGCGCTGCTCTGCCTGGCGCTGATCGCGGTCGACCTGCAGACCGAGCGCCTCGCGCCGCTGCGCAGCGCCGCCATGGTCGCCGCCAGCCCGCTGGTCTGGCTGGCCGAACAGCCCGCCGAGTTGCGCCGCTTCGTTAACTTCATCTCGCTGCGCGCCGAGGAGCTGGAAGCCTACGAACAGCTGCAGCGCACGCATCTGAGGTTGATGTCACGCGTGCAGCGCGTAGAGGCGCTGGAGGCCGAGAACCGCCGGCTGCGCGCGCTGTTGTCCTCAACCGATGTGCTGGAAGCACGCGCCTTGGTCGCCGAAGTGCTTGCCGCCAGCCAGGACCCCTACCAGCAGCGCCTGATCCTCAATCGCGGCAGCGAGCACGGCGTCTATCGCGGCCAGGCCGTCATCGACGCCTCGGGCGTGCTCGGGCAAGTCGTGCGCGTGCATGCGCGCTCGGCGAGTGCGCTGCTGGTCACCGATCCGGACCACGGCATCCCGGTGGAGGTCAACCGCACCGGCCTGCAGACCATCGCCGTCGGCCGCGGCGACGGCCAGTCGCTGTCGCTGCCCTACCTGCCGGGCAACGCAGACATCCGCGTTGATGACCTGCTGGTGTCATCCTCGCTGGGCGGACGCTTCCCCTCTGGTTACCCGGTAGCGCGCGTACGCGAGGTGCGATACGAACCTGGACAGAGCTTCATGGAGGCCATAGCCCTGCCCGAGGCACGCGTCAACCGCAGCCGCCAGGTGCTGCTGCTTTGGAGCGAGGAGGGCCTGGGCGAGGATGGCACGCGCATAGAGACCATCCCCGAAGATGCCTTCGAAGTCATGCCACCCACTCCGTCCGAACCGGCTAAGGCGCCGGAAAACGAAGCGGAGGAAACGCCATGA
- the gatC gene encoding Asp-tRNA(Asn)/Glu-tRNA(Gln) amidotransferase subunit GatC codes for MPLSNEQLRHVAHLARLHIEQPRLDSLGGELDAILGMVDALRAADTSDVTPMAHPLAMPQRGRDDIVTEEDQRDRFQALAPEAVDGLYRVPRVIE; via the coding sequence ATGCCACTCAGCAACGAACAGCTCCGCCACGTGGCGCATCTGGCGCGGCTCCACATCGAGCAGCCGCGGCTGGATAGCCTTGGCGGCGAGCTCGACGCCATCCTCGGCATGGTCGACGCGCTGCGCGCGGCCGATACGTCCGACGTCACCCCCATGGCGCACCCGCTGGCCATGCCCCAGCGCGGTCGCGATGACATCGTGACCGAGGAAGACCAGCGCGACCGTTTCCAGGCCCTGGCCCCCGAGGCCGTCGACGGCCTCTACCGCGTGCCGCGCGTCATCGAATAA